In Meleagris gallopavo isolate NT-WF06-2002-E0010 breed Aviagen turkey brand Nicholas breeding stock chromosome 2, Turkey_5.1, whole genome shotgun sequence, the following are encoded in one genomic region:
- the FAXC gene encoding failed axon connections homolog, protein METYLRMADLPYQNYFDGKLSPQGKMPWIEYNHKKVSGTEFIIDFLEEKLGVNLNKNLGPRERAVSRAVTKMVEEHFYWTLAYCQWVENLHETQKMISVYGPLSDLLKWILCHLTKGIVKREMYGHGIGRFSEEEMYTLMEKDMRTLASLLGDKKYIMGPNLSTVDATVFGHLAQAMWTLPGTRPERLIKGELINLAMYCERIRRKFWPEWHHDDDNTLYESEESSDTSKTHSPLQDFSFYSRTETFDEEGNSISHTPDTDYTGHSLFDSDVDMDDYRDHEQCK, encoded by the exons aactATTTTGATGGAAAACTTTCCCCTCAAGGAAAAATGCCTTGGATTGAATACAATCACAAAAAAGTGTCTGGCACTGAGTTCATTATTGACTTTTTGGAAGAGAAACTTGGagtgaatttaaataaaaatcttggTCCACGAGAAAGAGCTGTTTCCAGAGCAGTGACAAAGATGGTGGAGGAGCATTTCTATTG GACTCTAGCTTATTGCCAGTGGGTGGAAAACCTTCACGAGACGCAAAAGATGATTTCAGTTTACGGCCCCCTCAGTGATTTGCTGAAGTGGATTCTCTGCCATCTGACCAAAGGGATCGTGAAGCGGGAGATGTACGGTCACGGAATTGGCCGCTTCTCTGAGGAGGAGATGTACACACTGATGGAGAAGGACATGCGGACTCTAGCAAGTCTCCTGG GTGACAAAAAGTACATTATGGGACCAAACCTTTCCACTGTTGATGCCACAGTTTTTGGTCATCTGGCACAGGCAATGTGGACGCTACCAGGGACTAGACCAGAGAGACTAATCAAAG GTGAACTCATTAACCTTGCTATGTATTGCGAAAGAATAAGGAGGAAATTCTGGCCAGAATGGCACCACGATGACGATAACACTCTGTATGAATCTGAGGAAAGCAGCGACACAAGCAAGACTCACTCCCCCTTGCAGGACTTCAGTTTTTATTCAAGGACAGAAACATTTGATGAGGAAGGGAACAGTATTTCTCATACTCCTGACACAGATTACACTGGACACTCCCTTTTTGATTCAGATGTGGACATGGATGACTACAGAGATCACGAACAGTGCAAATGA
- the COQ3 gene encoding LOW QUALITY PROTEIN: ubiquinone biosynthesis O-methyltransferase, mitochondrial (The sequence of the model RefSeq protein was modified relative to this genomic sequence to represent the inferred CDS: inserted 1 base in 1 codon), with protein MVTVRRLLSASQSSVDPKXLRKFQLLAHRWWDEQGEYSALHSMNDIRVPFIRCGFEDRWFYGDTVLNMGNTYQRGSPLSGIKILDVGCGGGLLSEPLGRLGASVTGIDPLEENIRVADQHKSFDPVLAKRIQYKSSSLEEIVEESVEMFDVIVASEVVEHVADLEMFIKCCCQVLKPGGSLFVTTINKTQLSYILGIVVAEKIAGIVPEGTHDWEKFVPPEELEQLLEANGFSVKTVNGILYNPLTGSWSWIESTSINYALHAVKSGSQAETSQTEPLSEMESEQCSATAGTNV; from the exons AT GGTCACCGTGAGGAGGCTGCTCAGCGCCTCGCAGTCATCGGTGGATCCAA GATTGAGGAAATTCCAGCTCCTGGCACACAGGTGGTGGGATGAGCAAGGAGAGTACTCAGCCCTGCATTCCATGAATGACATCAGAGTGCCGTTTATTAGGTGTGGGTTTGAAGACAGGTGGTTTTATGG AGACACTGTGCTGAACATGGGCAACACCTACCAGCGGGGAAGCCCACTTTCTGGGATCAAGATTCTGGATGTTGGCTGTGGCGGTGGACTGCTGAGTGAG CCTCTAGGCAGACTGGGAGCTTCAGTTACTGGAATTGATCCTCTGGAAGAAAACATCAGAGTGGCGGATCAGCACAAGTCATTTGATCCAGTTCTGGCCAAGAGAATACAGTACAAGTCTAGCTCACTGGAGGAGATTGTGGAGGAGTCTGTGGAAATGTTTGATGTAATTGTAGCTTCTGAAGTCGTGGAGCATGTGGCTGACCTTGAAATGTTTATCAAGTGTTGCTGTCAGGTGTTAAAG CCTGGAGGTTCTTTGTTCGTTACTACAATCAATAAAACTCAGTTGTCTTATATCCTGGGAATTGTGgttgcagaaaaaatagcagGCATTGTACCAGAAGGAACACATGACTGGGAGAAGTTTGTTCCCCcagaggagctggagcagctcttgGAAGCGA ATGGCTTCTCTGTCAAGACTGTGAATGGGATACTGTACAACCCCCTCACCGGGTCCTGGAGCTGGATTGAAAGCACAAGCATTAACTATGCCCTGCACGCTGTGAAATCTGGGAGTCAGGCAGAGACAAGCCAAACAGAGCCTCTCTCAGAGATGGAAAGTGAACAGTGCTCGGCCACAGCTGGCACCAACGTGTGA